One part of the Georgfuchsia toluolica genome encodes these proteins:
- a CDS encoding TetR/AcrR family transcriptional regulator: MVKKSDISQRRAVALAEGGVGYAAKRNELIRVAATLFKDHGYRATTLNDIAQAAGMDRATVYYYVGSKEELLREAVQNLMGQNVSEVEKLVRADVSPQEKLESIIRLLILSYDKNYPHAYVYIQQKMQRVADATSSWAKEMAKQTHRIEIAVESIIREGMKSGVFRDDVPVKLTAYAIFGAVNWTHRWYVPGGRNSPEEIVDAFSKIMLQGLVSRKETRFKAKAGAKKPARMGSAALTA, translated from the coding sequence ATGGTCAAAAAAAGCGATATTTCTCAACGCCGCGCAGTGGCCCTCGCGGAAGGTGGCGTTGGTTACGCCGCAAAACGCAACGAACTCATACGGGTTGCCGCAACCTTATTCAAGGACCACGGCTACCGGGCGACTACACTGAACGACATCGCGCAAGCTGCCGGAATGGATCGAGCGACTGTCTATTACTACGTCGGCAGCAAGGAAGAACTGCTCCGTGAGGCAGTTCAGAACCTAATGGGCCAGAACGTTTCAGAGGTCGAGAAACTTGTTCGTGCAGATGTTAGCCCGCAGGAAAAGCTCGAAAGCATCATCCGTCTGCTGATATTGAGCTACGACAAGAACTATCCACACGCTTACGTCTATATCCAACAGAAGATGCAGAGGGTGGCGGATGCGACTTCGTCTTGGGCTAAGGAAATGGCTAAACAGACCCACCGGATCGAGATAGCTGTGGAATCGATAATTCGGGAGGGAATGAAGAGCGGCGTGTTTCGCGATGACGTACCGGTCAAGCTCACCGCTTATGCCATATTCGGCGCCGTTAACTGGACTCATCGGTGGTACGTCCCCGGCGGACGAAACTCGCCGGAAGAAATCGTGGATGCTTTCAGCAAGATCATGCTGCAAGGCCTTGTGTCCCGCAAAGAGACGCGTTTCAAGGCGAAAGCGGGAGCGAAGAAGCCCGCACGAATGGGTTCTGCCGCGTTAACGGCGTAA
- a CDS encoding alpha/beta hydrolase, with amino-acid sequence MTLGAIQAGLWYCFFTVAADPSCVESTRQAAWRRRIFRRCLDARGHGDSDWAPDGNYGQDAMVQDLKCVVAALGNRRPVLVGASLGGGTSLVAIGEDHVDATALVLVDVAPHIEKEGVDNIVGFMRQKPEGFISLEEVADAIARYQPHRKRTRNLDGLSKNVRLGTDGRYRWHWDPFILADGVELEQRQMRLEAYSARLTLPTLLVRGALSDLLSESGAQAFLKLYPDSEYVNVADAAHMVAVDRNDIFGSAVIEFLSRVVPVGSKPVQKPHERRPHHVGPAGDISDIP; translated from the coding sequence GTGACTCTTGGGGCAATCCAGGCGGGCCTCTGGTACTGCTTCTTCACGGTGGCGGCAGACCCGTCATGCGTGGAGAGTACCCGGCAAGCTGCTTGGCGCCGCAGGATATTTCGTCGTTGCCTTGATGCGCGGGGTCACGGCGATTCGGACTGGGCGCCCGACGGAAATTATGGTCAGGATGCCATGGTTCAGGATCTCAAGTGCGTTGTTGCCGCACTTGGCAACCGCCGCCCGGTCCTGGTCGGCGCTTCCCTCGGAGGCGGAACTAGCTTGGTTGCCATTGGTGAGGATCATGTCGACGCCACCGCGCTGGTTCTGGTCGATGTCGCCCCCCACATCGAGAAAGAAGGGGTCGATAATATTGTGGGGTTCATGAGGCAGAAGCCAGAGGGTTTTATTTCACTGGAAGAGGTGGCGGATGCTATCGCTAGATATCAGCCTCACCGCAAACGCACGAGGAATCTGGACGGTCTGTCCAAGAACGTTCGTCTCGGCACAGATGGCAGGTATAGATGGCACTGGGATCCATTTATTTTGGCCGATGGGGTTGAACTTGAGCAACGTCAGATGCGGCTGGAGGCCTATTCGGCAAGGTTAACATTGCCTACCTTGTTGGTTCGTGGCGCCCTTTCCGATTTGCTCAGTGAAAGTGGCGCACAGGCTTTCCTGAAGCTGTATCCTGACAGCGAGTATGTGAACGTTGCTGACGCAGCGCACATGGTGGCCGTAGACCGAAATGATATCTTTGGCAGTGCAGTCATTGAATTCCTGTCCCGGGTAGTGCCCGTAGGCAGCAAGCCGGTTCAAAAACCCCATGAACGCCGTCCTCACCATGTAGGGCCCGCGGGAGATATCAGCGATATTCCATGA
- a CDS encoding enoyl-CoA hydratase: MAYEHLNVETRGRVGLITLNRPTKFNALCGGLMDELTAVLDSFDVDDGIGCVIIAGSERAFAAGADIPDMQNLSFMEAYKTNFITRNWERLRTFRKPVIAAVAGFAFGGGCELAMMCDFIIAADNAIFSQPEITLGILPGAGGTQRLPRAIGKAKAMELCLTGRRMDAKEAEAAGLVVRVVHVEKLMEDALATANKIASFSLPVAMMVKECVNRAFESSLSEGILFERRTFHSAFATMDQKEGMKAFVEKRKPGFVHE, translated from the coding sequence ATGGCATACGAGCATTTAAACGTCGAGACCAGAGGGCGGGTTGGACTTATCACTTTGAACCGGCCGACCAAGTTCAATGCGCTTTGCGGCGGGTTAATGGATGAATTAACTGCCGTACTTGATTCCTTTGATGTCGATGACGGCATCGGATGCGTCATTATCGCGGGATCCGAGCGTGCCTTTGCGGCGGGAGCCGACATTCCGGATATGCAGAATTTGAGCTTCATGGAAGCTTATAAAACCAATTTCATTACAAGGAATTGGGAGCGCTTGAGAACGTTTCGAAAGCCTGTAATAGCGGCTGTAGCCGGTTTCGCATTCGGCGGCGGCTGCGAACTGGCCATGATGTGCGACTTCATCATTGCTGCTGACAATGCCATTTTCTCCCAGCCGGAGATTACCCTCGGCATTCTTCCTGGCGCAGGTGGGACGCAACGACTGCCGCGTGCAATAGGGAAGGCCAAGGCGATGGAACTTTGTCTGACGGGTAGGCGCATGGATGCAAAGGAAGCGGAAGCAGCCGGTTTGGTGGTGCGGGTAGTTCATGTGGAAAAACTCATGGAGGATGCGCTTGCTACGGCCAATAAAATAGCGTCTTTCTCACTGCCAGTGGCCATGATGGTGAAGGAATGCGTCAATCGTGCCTTTGAGAGCAGTTTGTCCGAGGGCATTTTGTTTGAACGCAGGACGTTTCATTCGGCATTTGCCACCATGGACCAGAAGGAAGGCATGAAAGCCTTTGTTGAAAAGCGCAAGCCGGGGTTTGTTCACGAATAA
- a CDS encoding ATP adenylyltransferase family protein — translation MNFPTLASAITQATDHARTTGALLPLATEQISLTEGGIEFCVHWLSSLALKDAAKLFNTVDKPANSNPFLPYEQDLYVADLSPTHVALLNKFPLFEKHILMVTRIFEEQLSMLTVADFDAVARTLARLDGLVFYNGGVTGGASQPHKHLQWVPPGTFALEAILPDAGNYGRPKRLPNFDFRHAFVALDQKQGTNSAQAATYMHDVFYRACTECGIAAVEGKLPPYNLLTGRHWMLVVPRSREHWEEGAEKISMNAMSFAGSILVRRTEQIELVRKAGPMALLKAVTYPA, via the coding sequence ATGAATTTCCCAACGCTGGCCAGCGCTATTACTCAGGCCACTGATCACGCCCGCACTACCGGCGCCCTGCTGCCGCTTGCCACTGAACAGATCTCTTTGACAGAGGGTGGCATCGAATTCTGCGTGCATTGGTTGTCGTCGCTGGCGCTCAAGGATGCCGCCAAACTGTTCAATACGGTAGACAAGCCAGCGAACTCCAATCCCTTCCTGCCCTATGAACAGGATTTGTATGTCGCCGATCTGTCCCCGACTCATGTCGCACTGTTGAACAAGTTTCCCCTGTTCGAGAAACATATCCTGATGGTGACCCGAATCTTCGAGGAACAGCTATCAATGCTGACCGTCGCCGACTTCGACGCGGTGGCACGCACCCTGGCTAGGCTGGACGGACTTGTGTTCTACAACGGCGGTGTAACCGGGGGTGCCAGCCAACCGCATAAACATCTGCAGTGGGTGCCCCCCGGTACTTTTGCGCTGGAGGCAATATTGCCTGATGCGGGGAACTACGGCAGGCCAAAGCGGCTGCCTAACTTTGATTTCCGCCACGCATTTGTCGCACTTGACCAGAAGCAGGGAACTAATTCGGCGCAGGCTGCAACTTATATGCATGATGTTTTCTACCGAGCTTGCACCGAATGCGGAATCGCAGCGGTGGAAGGAAAACTGCCACCCTACAATCTGCTCACCGGGCGCCACTGGATGCTGGTGGTGCCGCGCAGCCGCGAACATTGGGAAGAAGGCGCAGAAAAAATTTCAATGAACGCGATGAGTTTTGCTGGTTCTATCTTGGTTCGCCGCACCGAGCAAATCGAGCTGGTTCGCAAGGCGGGGCCTATGGCATTGCTTAAGGCGGTGACTTATCCCGCTTGA
- a CDS encoding acyl-CoA dehydrogenase family protein, translating to MDLDFTQTEKLFREQVAAWLHENVPKEPRPYEGDVSRAFDVAWQRKMYDAGWAGIAWPSEFGGRGLATMQQLIWYEEYAKAGAPWAGNVFVGINLAGPTLILEANEDQKAFHLPKILRGEVTWCQGFSEPSAGSDLASLRTRAVIDGDHLVVNGQKIWTSFGSHAQYQMLLVRTNPDVPKHKGISWVICDMSTPGITVRPIEIMSGGHHFCEIFYDDVRIPLSNVVGKINDGWRVTMATLSFERGTAFMADCIELEKKIVELTEHARMHSSPLGSGKAIDDDEIRRRLGQVRAESSALRSIILAAISRNESTGKPGPESSIVRLHFSQVQQRVFKLAMDILGPAQTIMSELGQGWSQPYLRSYASSIAGGTAQVQRNIIGERILGLPK from the coding sequence ATGGATTTGGATTTCACTCAAACGGAGAAACTATTCCGTGAGCAAGTCGCTGCCTGGCTTCATGAAAATGTTCCCAAAGAACCTCGTCCCTACGAAGGGGATGTGTCGCGTGCTTTTGATGTCGCATGGCAACGCAAGATGTACGATGCCGGTTGGGCAGGTATCGCGTGGCCCAGCGAGTTTGGTGGTCGCGGCCTTGCGACCATGCAGCAACTGATCTGGTATGAAGAATATGCAAAGGCCGGCGCGCCTTGGGCTGGCAATGTTTTTGTCGGTATCAACCTCGCCGGGCCAACTTTAATTCTGGAAGCCAATGAAGATCAAAAGGCGTTTCATTTGCCGAAGATTTTGCGTGGCGAAGTAACGTGGTGTCAGGGGTTTTCCGAACCATCTGCCGGCTCAGACTTGGCGAGTTTGCGTACTCGTGCCGTCATTGATGGTGACCACCTTGTTGTTAACGGGCAAAAAATCTGGACGAGTTTTGGCAGCCATGCTCAGTACCAGATGCTGCTGGTGCGTACTAACCCGGATGTACCCAAGCACAAGGGCATCAGTTGGGTTATTTGCGACATGTCGACTCCCGGGATAACCGTTCGTCCGATTGAAATCATGTCAGGCGGGCATCACTTTTGCGAGATATTCTATGACGATGTCCGCATTCCTTTGTCCAATGTGGTTGGCAAGATCAACGATGGTTGGCGCGTCACCATGGCAACCCTGTCCTTCGAGCGCGGCACCGCGTTCATGGCGGATTGCATAGAACTCGAAAAAAAGATTGTCGAGCTGACTGAGCACGCACGTATGCATTCATCCCCGCTTGGAAGCGGGAAGGCCATCGACGACGACGAGATCCGGCGCCGTCTCGGACAGGTACGCGCCGAAAGCTCAGCTTTGCGATCTATCATACTAGCCGCCATCTCGCGTAACGAAAGCACGGGCAAGCCGGGACCCGAGAGCTCGATCGTCCGTCTGCACTTCTCCCAAGTGCAACAGCGTGTGTTTAAGTTGGCGATGGACATACTGGGACCAGCGCAGACCATCATGTCGGAACTTGGGCAGGGATGGAGCCAGCCCTATCTGCGCAGTTATGCGTCCTCGATTGCCGGCGGTACTGCGCAAGTACAACGCAACATCATTGGCGAGAGAATCCTTGGTTTGCCCAAGTAA
- a CDS encoding acyl-CoA dehydrogenase family protein, with amino-acid sequence MNLQPNSDEVQIIDAVASFMAEQLPVSRYRDLTEGAAQLTPEEWQKVVDLGWIGLGLEEQHGGLGCSVVEEILMFREVGRQVGPLALLGSVIGARVAALAGQSELRDSILSGKERVAIAIPAEVSMSAASRLDGAIQLFGTDSACYAVLVDQNGAVLFETDSLLLSKVPCLERHLSLATATLKQHTAIAYVEGALDPVAVRLTILASAMQVGGAEATRDMSVAYAKERQQFGQLIGSFQAIKHICADMAVRCEEACTQLFYSSLCLRDRGIVEARREIAATAFLAARAGIENAAANIQVHGGIGMTAELAAHWYLKRAHVLDQVIGNSRRQLDLLVI; translated from the coding sequence ATGAACCTGCAACCGAATTCTGACGAAGTTCAAATTATCGATGCCGTCGCCAGTTTCATGGCTGAACAATTGCCGGTATCGCGTTACCGCGATCTGACCGAAGGTGCTGCACAGTTAACTCCCGAGGAATGGCAGAAGGTCGTCGACCTCGGATGGATCGGGCTCGGCCTTGAAGAACAGCATGGCGGCCTTGGATGTTCGGTGGTTGAAGAGATTCTGATGTTCCGCGAAGTTGGTCGTCAAGTCGGGCCGCTTGCACTTCTCGGCAGCGTGATCGGCGCGCGTGTTGCCGCGCTGGCAGGCCAGTCCGAACTGAGGGACAGCATCCTCAGCGGCAAGGAGCGCGTCGCTATTGCTATTCCCGCTGAAGTATCGATGTCGGCGGCATCACGGCTAGATGGTGCGATTCAATTGTTTGGCACGGATTCAGCATGCTATGCGGTGCTCGTCGATCAAAACGGCGCGGTGCTGTTCGAGACAGATTCGCTGTTACTCTCCAAAGTACCGTGCCTTGAACGTCATCTGTCGCTGGCTACTGCTACGCTCAAACAACATACTGCGATCGCGTATGTCGAGGGCGCATTGGACCCTGTTGCCGTCCGCCTGACGATACTGGCCTCGGCGATGCAGGTGGGCGGCGCCGAAGCAACCCGCGACATGTCAGTGGCCTACGCAAAAGAACGACAGCAATTCGGTCAATTGATCGGTTCATTCCAGGCGATAAAGCACATCTGTGCTGACATGGCCGTGCGTTGCGAGGAAGCCTGCACCCAGCTCTTCTATTCGAGCCTGTGCCTGCGTGACCGTGGAATTGTCGAAGCGCGCCGTGAAATCGCCGCCACTGCGTTTCTCGCGGCGCGCGCGGGGATCGAGAACGCGGCCGCCAACATCCAGGTACATGGCGGTATTGGCATGACCGCCGAACTCGCCGCGCATTGGTATCTCAAGCGTGCCCACGTACTCGATCAGGTTATCGGCAACAGCCGCAGGCAACTCGATCTGTTGGTGATATAG